Proteins encoded within one genomic window of Dyadobacter chenhuakuii:
- a CDS encoding 1-acyl-sn-glycerol-3-phosphate acyltransferase, protein MQVNFTIYILFFYFSRFLVRLALPIYLKKLCVKGFEKLHKGPVLLASNHSGSFFDAVVIGSIMTQPIFTLTRGDVFKKKAAAFWLRQIKLIPVFRGSEGRQYVKNHDITVKEGYDAMKGGGAVIIFSEGVCVNEWNLRPLGKGTARMAYQTWYGDDPLKNMGVVPTGVNYEHFRGPGKRVSLRFGEAILIHDIKTDPQEYERWLREFNEILERKMSAEVWSIPADISKAERTQRLNALFGDCPLPPGGNAIQKAIGWFGRAIHRPLYHFFERKTAKLTARSVFYDSVLFGLLMYLYPTIVVLLSLIAGLIFGWAMGLALFFILPILAWFAARY, encoded by the coding sequence TTGCAGGTCAATTTTACCATATACATTTTGTTCTTCTACTTCTCCCGTTTCCTGGTTCGACTAGCATTGCCGATTTATTTAAAAAAGCTTTGTGTAAAAGGCTTCGAGAAGCTGCACAAAGGACCAGTGCTGCTAGCTTCCAATCATTCAGGCTCGTTTTTTGACGCTGTCGTAATTGGCTCAATCATGACACAGCCTATTTTCACGCTTACCCGTGGCGATGTTTTCAAGAAAAAAGCGGCAGCGTTCTGGCTCCGGCAAATCAAGCTTATCCCGGTTTTCAGAGGGTCGGAAGGTCGTCAATATGTCAAGAATCATGATATTACCGTCAAGGAAGGTTATGATGCCATGAAAGGCGGCGGAGCAGTGATTATTTTTTCGGAGGGCGTTTGTGTGAACGAATGGAATTTGCGTCCGTTGGGAAAAGGCACAGCGAGAATGGCTTATCAAACCTGGTATGGCGATGATCCGCTTAAAAATATGGGTGTTGTGCCAACAGGCGTCAACTACGAACACTTTCGTGGTCCAGGAAAAAGAGTCTCTCTTCGCTTCGGAGAGGCTATTTTGATTCATGACATCAAAACGGACCCGCAAGAATACGAAAGATGGTTACGCGAATTCAATGAGATTCTAGAACGGAAAATGAGTGCCGAAGTATGGAGTATCCCTGCTGACATTTCAAAAGCGGAACGTACACAGCGATTAAATGCACTATTTGGCGATTGTCCGCTTCCACCTGGTGGTAATGCGATTCAGAAAGCCATCGGCTGGTTCGGGCGCGCAATTCATCGCCCTTTATATCATTTTTTTGAAAGAAAAACTGCCAAGCTAACCGCCAGGTCTGTGTTTTATGACTCGGTCCTGTTTGGCTTGCTAATGTATTTATATCCCACGATCGTTGTTTTACTGTCGCTGATCGCCGGGTTGATTTTTGGCTGGGCTATGGGGCTGGCATTGTTCTTCATACTGCCTATACTAGCCTGGTTTGCAGCAAGATACTAG
- a CDS encoding VOC family protein, with the protein MSTPLISGIQQVGIGVQNVPDAWKWYRKMLGFDVPVFDEKAEAPLMTPYTRGEVHQRHAVLAINLAGGGGLEIWSFTSRKSQPANFKIEIGDLGINAIRFKAPDVKKAHEWLKSQSKETVGPLVSLPEGQGFWANDPYGNTFQITSDETWFQKTEKPVGGVSGVVVGVSDMDQSLVFYKNLLQPLEVVYDETGVFEDIPASVKGQRFRRVLLRKKFTPHGAFSRLLGNVQIELVQALDRTPNKIFENRFWGDCGFIHLCFDTIDMDTLKSKLQSQGYPFTIDSERSFGMESAAGRFAYLEDPDGTLIELVETHKLPILKKIGWFLDIQKRKHQKPLPDWMLKLMGLSRVKD; encoded by the coding sequence ATGAGTACTCCGCTGATTTCAGGGATTCAACAGGTAGGAATTGGTGTTCAGAATGTGCCAGACGCATGGAAATGGTATCGTAAGATGCTTGGTTTTGATGTGCCCGTGTTTGATGAAAAGGCCGAGGCGCCGCTGATGACACCTTATACGCGTGGAGAAGTGCATCAAAGACATGCCGTTTTGGCTATTAACCTGGCTGGTGGAGGCGGACTGGAAATCTGGTCATTTACGAGCAGAAAGTCGCAGCCCGCGAATTTCAAGATTGAAATCGGAGATCTCGGCATCAATGCCATTCGTTTTAAGGCGCCCGATGTTAAAAAAGCACACGAATGGTTAAAAAGCCAATCCAAAGAGACTGTAGGCCCATTGGTTTCGCTGCCGGAAGGACAGGGATTCTGGGCCAATGATCCTTATGGAAATACATTTCAAATTACAAGCGACGAAACGTGGTTTCAAAAAACCGAAAAACCGGTTGGCGGCGTTTCAGGCGTTGTTGTGGGCGTTTCTGACATGGATCAATCGCTCGTTTTTTATAAAAATTTACTTCAACCGCTGGAAGTCGTTTATGATGAAACGGGTGTTTTTGAAGACATTCCAGCATCGGTTAAAGGACAGCGTTTCAGAAGGGTGTTATTAAGAAAAAAGTTTACGCCGCATGGTGCATTCAGCCGTTTGCTGGGTAACGTTCAGATTGAACTTGTGCAGGCGCTGGACCGTACGCCTAATAAAATCTTCGAAAACCGGTTCTGGGGAGACTGCGGATTTATCCATTTGTGCTTTGATACAATTGACATGGATACATTAAAATCCAAACTGCAGTCACAAGGATATCCATTCACCATCGACAGCGAAAGATCATTCGGTATGGAATCGGCTGCGGGTCGCTTCGCCTACCTGGAAGATCCGGACGGCACATTGATCGAGCTGGTGGAAACGCATAAATTGCCCATTTTGAAGAAAATAGGCTGGTTCCTGGACATTCAGAAGAGAAAGCATCAAAAACCTTTACCCGATTGGATGCTGAAATTGATGGGTTTGAGCCGGGTGAAGGATTGA
- the aroB gene encoding 3-dehydroquinate synthase encodes MNDSVVIAPISESLSEFLSSSEYSKVFVIADNNTKKHCYPYFKAILPAHSIVSVPSGESNKLLSTCERIWDAMTKESLDRHALVINVGGGVIGDMGGFCAAVYKRGIDFIQVPTTLLSQVDASVGGKLGVDFQGFKNHLGVFTLPRKVLIDPVFLKTLPEREIRSGFAEIIKHCLIADAAKWEEIRSKDFEEQNWTDLIAHSVKIKQSVVDQDPTEKGLRKILNFGHTLGHAVETYFLNKPANQRLYHGEAIAVGMIMESYLSFSRKMIDQQTLTNIEEFLFATYGKVDIKQEDIEEIINLTRQDKKNKGKEVRFSLLKGAGQCAFDIVVSASEMRKSIAYYLG; translated from the coding sequence ATGAACGATTCCGTAGTCATTGCCCCAATTAGTGAAAGTTTAAGTGAATTTTTGAGTTCGTCTGAGTATTCCAAGGTTTTTGTAATTGCGGATAACAATACAAAAAAGCATTGTTACCCATATTTTAAGGCGATTTTACCAGCGCATAGCATTGTAAGTGTGCCCAGCGGAGAATCGAATAAATTGTTGTCGACCTGTGAGAGAATATGGGATGCGATGACAAAAGAATCTTTGGACAGGCATGCTCTGGTGATCAATGTGGGCGGCGGAGTGATTGGTGATATGGGCGGTTTTTGTGCGGCAGTTTATAAGCGTGGAATAGATTTTATACAGGTGCCGACGACTTTGCTTTCGCAGGTTGATGCAAGTGTTGGAGGTAAATTAGGTGTTGATTTTCAAGGTTTTAAAAATCACTTAGGTGTTTTTACGCTGCCTCGAAAAGTGTTGATAGACCCTGTTTTTTTAAAAACCTTACCGGAAAGGGAAATCAGGTCCGGGTTTGCAGAAATTATCAAGCATTGCCTGATTGCAGATGCAGCGAAATGGGAAGAGATCAGGTCAAAGGATTTTGAAGAACAAAACTGGACAGATCTGATCGCACATTCTGTAAAGATCAAGCAATCGGTTGTAGATCAGGATCCTACGGAGAAAGGTTTGCGCAAAATATTGAATTTCGGACACACGCTCGGGCATGCCGTAGAGACTTATTTTCTAAATAAACCTGCGAACCAGAGGTTGTATCACGGGGAAGCGATTGCAGTGGGGATGATCATGGAAAGTTATCTTTCCTTCTCCCGAAAAATGATTGACCAGCAGACGCTTACAAATATTGAAGAGTTTCTTTTTGCTACTTATGGCAAAGTGGACATAAAGCAGGAGGATATCGAAGAGATCATAAACCTGACCCGTCAGGACAAGAAAAATAAAGGAAAAGAAGTGCGGTTTTCATTGCTAAAAGGAGCAGGGCAATGTGCATTTGATATAGTGGTGTCTGCTTCTGAAATGCGTAAATCAATAGCTTATTATTTGGGATAG
- a CDS encoding DUF4136 domain-containing protein, whose protein sequence is MLMLRSIFTYAALLLVIIIAGCSSGRKVFVEHDYSYETNFKDYSSYTFLECERDTNNLCTEIYEAIRRQMQVRGYKLTAEKPTLLVNYGIFYDNLRYQGYMQPVIKNWVDTENDGFRYEPIKYALDKGTLIVSLIDAESDQVVWRGYASGIFKGVETSNNHYRSVVRRIFDQYPLFAKGYDPRRYSEAVGR, encoded by the coding sequence ATGCTTATGCTAAGGTCAATTTTTACTTATGCCGCTTTACTCCTAGTCATCATTATAGCGGGCTGTTCCAGTGGTCGGAAAGTTTTTGTGGAGCATGATTACAGCTACGAGACCAACTTCAAGGATTATTCTTCCTATACTTTCCTGGAATGTGAACGCGACACCAACAATCTCTGCACAGAGATCTACGAAGCCATCCGCCGCCAGATGCAGGTGCGCGGCTACAAGCTAACGGCTGAAAAACCAACATTACTTGTTAACTACGGGATTTTCTACGACAACCTGCGTTACCAGGGCTATATGCAACCGGTAATCAAAAACTGGGTCGACACAGAAAATGACGGCTTCCGTTATGAGCCGATTAAATACGCATTGGATAAAGGAACATTGATCGTTTCCCTGATCGACGCCGAGAGTGACCAGGTTGTATGGAGAGGCTACGCGTCCGGAATTTTCAAAGGCGTAGAAACTTCCAATAACCATTACAGAAGCGTGGTAAGAAGGATCTTCGACCAATACCCGCTCTTTGCAAAGGGATATGATCCGAGGAGATATAGCGAGGCAGTAGGGCGGTAA
- the mraY gene encoding phospho-N-acetylmuramoyl-pentapeptide-transferase: MLYYLFDYLDKHFNIPGAGVFQYISFRALGATVLSLFIAATYGKTIINFLRKKQMGETIRDLGLAGQMEKAGTPTMGGFIILASLLIPVLLFAKLTNVYIVLLIITALWTGMIGFVDDYLKKFKNNKDGLHGRFKIVGQVGLGVIVGLTLSFNDNVRIRIYEQPLLSSNLGEIQRYRDIIHPTVTTIPFIKNNEFDYKALLFGWLPEEYTWVIYTIIAIFIITAVSNGANITDGIDGLAAGVSGIIALTLGVLAYLSGNTKFSQYLNIMYIPNSGELVIFCAAFIGACVGFLWYNAYPAQVFMGDTGSLMLGGVIAVIALAIRKEWLIPFMCGIFIAENLSVIVQVSYFKWTKRKYGEGRRVLLMSPLHHHYQKKGIHESKIVTRFWIVGIILAILTLATLKLR, translated from the coding sequence ATGCTCTATTACTTATTCGATTATCTCGACAAGCACTTCAATATCCCCGGAGCGGGTGTTTTCCAATATATTTCATTCAGGGCGCTGGGAGCCACGGTTCTATCCCTTTTCATCGCCGCCACTTACGGAAAAACCATTATTAACTTCCTGAGAAAGAAGCAAATGGGCGAGACGATCCGGGATTTGGGATTAGCCGGGCAGATGGAAAAAGCAGGAACGCCGACCATGGGCGGGTTCATTATTTTGGCTTCACTGCTCATTCCCGTGCTGCTGTTCGCAAAACTGACTAACGTCTACATTGTCCTCCTCATTATTACTGCGCTGTGGACAGGAATGATCGGGTTTGTGGACGATTATTTGAAAAAATTCAAAAACAACAAAGACGGCTTGCATGGGCGGTTCAAGATTGTAGGGCAGGTTGGTTTGGGCGTCATTGTAGGCCTTACGCTTTCTTTTAATGACAATGTGAGGATCAGAATTTACGAACAACCATTGCTGAGCTCTAATTTGGGCGAAATCCAGCGTTACCGCGACATTATTCACCCGACAGTAACGACAATCCCATTTATCAAGAACAACGAATTTGACTATAAAGCCCTACTATTCGGCTGGTTACCAGAAGAATACACCTGGGTTATTTACACAATCATCGCTATTTTCATCATCACCGCCGTTTCCAACGGAGCCAACATTACCGACGGAATCGATGGTCTAGCCGCAGGTGTTTCAGGGATCATTGCGCTTACGCTCGGCGTTCTGGCCTATTTGTCCGGAAATACGAAATTTTCGCAATATCTGAACATCATGTATATCCCGAATTCGGGAGAGCTGGTGATCTTTTGCGCCGCATTTATAGGCGCCTGCGTCGGGTTTCTCTGGTATAATGCTTATCCTGCCCAGGTTTTCATGGGCGACACCGGAAGCTTGATGTTGGGGGGAGTAATTGCTGTCATAGCATTAGCCATCCGCAAAGAATGGCTTATCCCATTCATGTGCGGAATTTTCATTGCCGAAAACCTGTCCGTAATCGTCCAAGTCAGCTATTTCAAATGGACCAAACGTAAATACGGCGAAGGCCGAAGGGTGCTATTAATGTCTCCCTTGCACCACCATTACCAGAAAAAAGGCATCCACGAATCGAAAATTGTAACCCGGTTCTGGATTGTCGGGATTATTCTGGCGATTTTGACGCTGGCGACTTTGAAGTTAAGGTAA
- a CDS encoding UDP-N-acetylmuramoyl-L-alanyl-D-glutamate--2,6-diaminopimelate ligase — MESTPEKILSDILIGVAGANVTGSDIVIIKSIILDSRRVMPGSLFVALRGTQTDGHQYIGTATELGATAILCEELPEKISDNVTYIQVPDSAEAMGLIAAAFYNHPSQKITLVGVTGTNGKTSVATFLFQLFRALGYRCGLISTVQNQIEDEVIPSTHTTPDAVALNHLLAQMQKNKCSHVFMEVSSHAVAQHRITGLHFAGGIFTNITHDHLDFHKTFDNYIKAKKGFFDQLPKTAFALVNVDDRRGAVMVQNTKAKVETYSLQTLASFKGKIISDTLAGMHMEVNNQEVWFRVIGRFNAYNLLSVYGAAVLLGEKPESVLTELSNLKSPPGRFEQFHSADNIVGIVDYAHTPDALENVLETINHLRSGNEKVITVVGCGGNRDAEKRPKMAAIACKLSNRVILTSDNPRYEEPMDILEQMRKGVPPLDYKKTSVIEDRYEAINRAFEEANPEDIILIAGKGHENYQEIKGVKHHFDDKEVLLEAFAKRYS; from the coding sequence ATGGAGAGCACCCCAGAAAAAATTTTAAGCGATATCCTGATCGGCGTGGCCGGCGCAAATGTTACCGGCTCTGATATAGTAATAATTAAAAGCATCATTCTGGATTCCCGAAGGGTTATGCCCGGAAGCCTGTTCGTAGCGCTCAGGGGAACGCAAACGGATGGCCATCAGTACATTGGGACTGCAACGGAGCTTGGAGCGACTGCTATTCTTTGTGAAGAACTTCCTGAAAAAATAAGTGACAATGTTACTTACATTCAGGTTCCGGATTCGGCGGAAGCGATGGGGCTTATTGCCGCTGCATTTTATAACCATCCTTCTCAAAAGATCACATTAGTAGGCGTAACCGGCACAAATGGTAAAACATCTGTCGCTACATTTCTCTTCCAGCTTTTCCGTGCACTCGGCTATCGCTGCGGCCTGATTTCGACGGTCCAGAACCAGATAGAGGATGAAGTTATCCCATCTACACACACGACCCCCGATGCTGTTGCGCTGAACCATTTGCTTGCTCAAATGCAGAAAAACAAATGCAGCCACGTTTTTATGGAGGTAAGCTCTCATGCTGTTGCACAACACAGAATTACCGGTTTGCACTTCGCAGGAGGTATTTTCACCAACATCACCCACGATCACCTCGATTTCCACAAGACATTCGATAATTATATCAAAGCAAAAAAAGGGTTCTTCGACCAACTTCCTAAAACTGCCTTTGCGCTCGTGAATGTCGACGATCGCCGCGGCGCGGTTATGGTCCAGAACACAAAAGCCAAAGTCGAAACATATTCTTTACAGACGCTTGCCAGTTTTAAAGGAAAAATTATTTCTGATACGCTGGCGGGCATGCATATGGAGGTTAATAATCAGGAAGTTTGGTTCCGGGTTATTGGCCGGTTTAATGCTTATAACTTGCTTTCCGTTTATGGAGCAGCGGTTCTTTTGGGTGAAAAACCAGAGTCGGTGCTGACCGAACTTTCGAACCTGAAAAGCCCTCCCGGACGTTTTGAGCAATTCCATTCTGCGGATAACATTGTGGGGATCGTCGATTATGCGCATACGCCGGATGCTTTGGAAAATGTGCTGGAAACCATCAATCATTTGCGGAGCGGCAATGAGAAAGTGATCACGGTTGTAGGCTGTGGCGGGAACCGGGATGCAGAAAAAAGGCCTAAAATGGCTGCTATTGCTTGTAAACTGAGCAACCGGGTCATCTTGACATCGGATAATCCACGCTACGAAGAGCCTATGGATATTCTGGAACAGATGAGAAAGGGAGTTCCGCCACTGGACTACAAAAAAACATCGGTTATTGAGGATCGTTACGAGGCAATTAACAGGGCTTTTGAAGAGGCGAATCCGGAAGACATTATTTTAATTGCCGGGAAAGGCCATGAAAATTATCAGGAAATCAAGGGTGTTAAGCATCATTTTGATGATAAGGAAGTTTTGCTGGAAGCTTTTGCCAAACGTTATTCCTGA
- a CDS encoding penicillin-binding protein has product MKNDVESGQNNKKALIARARTVGWLLFLLAIAVFGKLIRVQYYDEFKGKTWAEYSAKNDLKIDTIPAMRGNIYSVDDRLLATSLPYYYVGLDTKVADSAYFRNNIDELSSLLAKSFGEHTAAGYKNKIMRYRVSKSKRYLRLKSRQISHLDREKIKKWPFFVKNRKGGGGKFETIYRRYKPFSPMADRTIGGIDPKSGRGYIGLEASFDKNLEGKAGIGWVEMVEGGMKIPVGDALNVQPEAGRDIYTTLDMNFQDRAEIALRRKLIESKANYGCVIIMEVATGEIRAMANLTKRGEGKYEEVFNYAVAGGADPGSTFKLPTMMALLEETKMNPDQITVNTGAGSVRFRGTSINDSKRGGHGVLTATQVFEKSSNIGVHMLMQRYFFSKPDTYLSYLKKFHLTTPTGIHMKGEKPPYIKDRTSKQWSAYSLTFMSYGYEMSMTPLQTLALYNAVANDGYWVRPMIVREIRNAEGVEDKIPPYVEDKPIASPETIKKVKTMLEGVVKAGSAKNISSELYQIAGKTGTAQKLINGIYTPGKYYTSFAGYFPADKPKYSAIVIIDTPQGSGANYTLYAGSVAAPVFKEVADRIYAYDVSIQKPIKDTLPETSKDVKWAGRSADLNIISKELKLTPVPEGSEYAAASLLKKGKTNWQSRNMSSRDVPDLQGMAMRDALYILENKGFNVTFKGSGKVVEQSLPPGTSAAGNKTILLTLQ; this is encoded by the coding sequence ATGAAGAACGACGTTGAAAGCGGTCAGAATAATAAGAAAGCGCTGATTGCCCGTGCCAGAACTGTGGGATGGCTTTTGTTTTTACTGGCCATAGCGGTTTTTGGTAAACTGATCCGCGTGCAGTATTATGACGAATTCAAAGGCAAGACCTGGGCAGAATATTCGGCAAAAAACGACCTGAAGATCGACACCATTCCGGCCATGCGCGGAAACATTTATTCTGTGGACGACCGCCTGCTGGCCACATCGCTGCCTTACTACTATGTGGGTTTGGATACGAAAGTGGCTGATTCGGCATATTTCAGAAATAACATTGATGAGCTGTCGTCTCTACTCGCCAAAAGTTTCGGAGAACATACTGCGGCTGGTTATAAAAACAAGATCATGCGTTACCGCGTGAGTAAAAGCAAACGCTATTTAAGGCTTAAATCTCGTCAGATCAGCCATTTGGATCGGGAGAAAATCAAGAAATGGCCATTTTTTGTAAAAAACAGAAAAGGCGGCGGAGGCAAGTTTGAAACGATTTACAGACGCTATAAGCCTTTCAGCCCCATGGCTGACCGGACCATCGGCGGGATCGATCCCAAAAGCGGACGTGGATACATTGGCCTCGAAGCCAGTTTTGACAAAAACCTGGAAGGAAAAGCGGGTATAGGATGGGTTGAAATGGTGGAAGGCGGCATGAAAATTCCTGTAGGCGATGCATTAAATGTGCAGCCGGAAGCTGGAAGGGACATTTATACCACGCTGGATATGAATTTTCAGGACCGGGCGGAAATTGCTTTGCGCAGAAAACTCATTGAAAGTAAAGCCAATTACGGCTGCGTGATCATTATGGAGGTGGCAACAGGCGAGATCCGGGCAATGGCCAATCTTACCAAACGCGGCGAAGGCAAATACGAAGAGGTTTTCAATTACGCGGTTGCGGGTGGCGCCGATCCTGGCTCAACATTCAAGTTGCCGACGATGATGGCGCTTTTGGAAGAAACAAAAATGAACCCCGACCAAATTACGGTGAATACAGGCGCAGGCTCGGTTCGCTTCCGCGGGACTTCTATCAATGATTCCAAAAGGGGCGGTCACGGTGTTTTAACGGCAACGCAGGTTTTCGAAAAGTCGTCAAACATTGGCGTGCATATGCTCATGCAGCGCTATTTTTTCTCAAAACCGGATACTTACCTGTCCTATTTGAAGAAATTCCACCTGACAACGCCTACGGGAATACATATGAAGGGTGAGAAGCCGCCTTACATCAAAGACCGCACATCCAAGCAGTGGAGCGCTTATTCCCTGACATTCATGTCTTACGGCTACGAAATGTCCATGACTCCTTTGCAAACGCTGGCGCTTTATAATGCTGTTGCGAACGATGGTTACTGGGTCAGGCCAATGATCGTGCGTGAGATCAGGAATGCCGAAGGTGTGGAAGATAAAATTCCACCGTATGTTGAAGATAAGCCGATCGCTTCGCCTGAAACGATCAAAAAAGTAAAGACAATGCTGGAAGGCGTTGTAAAAGCAGGCTCTGCCAAAAATATCAGTTCGGAACTTTACCAGATCGCCGGAAAAACGGGAACGGCACAGAAGCTGATCAATGGCATTTATACTCCCGGAAAATATTACACGTCATTTGCAGGCTATTTCCCTGCTGATAAGCCCAAATACAGCGCTATTGTGATCATTGATACGCCTCAGGGCTCGGGAGCCAACTATACATTATACGCAGGAAGTGTTGCTGCGCCGGTTTTCAAAGAAGTTGCCGACCGGATTTACGCCTACGATGTTAGCATTCAAAAACCGATCAAAGACACATTGCCTGAAACGTCGAAAGACGTGAAATGGGCGGGAAGATCAGCAGATCTGAACATTATCAGCAAAGAACTCAAACTGACACCCGTTCCGGAAGGCAGCGAATATGCCGCTGCATCGCTTCTGAAAAAGGGAAAAACCAATTGGCAGTCACGCAATATGAGTTCAAGGGATGTGCCTGATTTACAGGGTATGGCCATGCGTGATGCGTTGTATATTTTGGAAAATAAAGGATTCAATGTCACATTTAAAGGTTCGGGCAAAGTGGTGGAGCAATCCCTGCCACCCGGAACCAGCGCTGCCGGCAACAAAACGATCCTATTAACATTACAGTAA
- a CDS encoding FtsL-like putative cell division protein: MSENKRRPKPIPPKPPKPAKRKREYHLFNWLNKFLPLDKVFGEKAPGKEERLPVKYFYYFGWIVILLVAYERIGFQSEQYVRNSIKLKKEVDDLRAEYTSIHAEYMKSGLQSVIIEKVKSEGLEENLTPPKKIIIKSEEDD; encoded by the coding sequence ATGTCGGAAAATAAGAGAAGACCTAAGCCCATTCCGCCTAAGCCTCCAAAACCAGCGAAGCGCAAGCGGGAATATCATTTATTCAACTGGCTGAACAAGTTTTTACCGCTGGACAAAGTTTTCGGTGAAAAAGCGCCAGGTAAGGAAGAGCGGCTTCCGGTTAAATACTTCTACTATTTCGGCTGGATCGTCATCCTGCTCGTGGCTTACGAACGCATTGGTTTTCAATCGGAACAATATGTGCGGAATAGCATTAAGCTTAAAAAAGAAGTGGATGATCTCCGCGCTGAGTACACGTCCATTCATGCCGAATACATGAAAAGCGGATTGCAGTCTGTGATCATTGAAAAAGTAAAATCCGAAGGTCTCGAAGAAAACCTTACCCCTCCCAAAAAGATCATTATCAAGTCGGAAGAAGACGATTAG
- the rsmH gene encoding 16S rRNA (cytosine(1402)-N(4))-methyltransferase RsmH encodes MDLQSTYHEPVMLSECLEGLNIQPEGVYVDVTFGGGGHSRAILEKLTTGRLLVFDQDPDAAANAAEFKDDKRFTFIAANFRHLKRYLKLHKAEKVDGILADLGVSSHQINTPERGFSTRFDADLDMRMNPNIEKTAREVINSRSSAELQRILGMYGEVTNARTAAEAIFTSRHSTPIDTIAELKGILLKYAPKHRENKYFAQVFQALRIEVNDELAVLEEFLTQVPEVLNPGGRLVVMSYHSLEDRLVKNFILKGKFDGELEKDFYGNAIRPLSSVTRKPVEATPEEVARNPRARSAKLRIAEKI; translated from the coding sequence ATGGATTTACAAAGTACATATCACGAGCCTGTCATGTTGTCCGAATGCCTGGAAGGGCTTAACATTCAACCGGAAGGTGTTTACGTGGATGTGACTTTTGGCGGCGGCGGCCATTCCCGAGCCATTCTGGAAAAATTAACAACGGGCAGGCTGCTCGTTTTCGATCAGGATCCTGATGCTGCTGCCAATGCTGCCGAATTTAAGGACGACAAGCGATTTACATTCATAGCGGCGAATTTCAGGCATTTGAAGCGTTACCTGAAACTGCATAAGGCCGAAAAAGTGGACGGAATCCTGGCCGATCTGGGCGTTTCTTCACACCAGATCAATACGCCTGAACGCGGTTTTTCCACGAGGTTTGATGCCGACCTGGATATGCGTATGAACCCTAACATTGAAAAAACAGCGCGGGAAGTGATCAATTCCAGGTCCAGCGCGGAATTGCAGCGGATTCTGGGCATGTATGGAGAGGTTACCAATGCCCGTACAGCCGCCGAAGCGATATTTACATCAAGACACAGCACGCCAATTGACACGATTGCGGAATTGAAAGGGATTTTACTCAAATATGCCCCTAAGCATCGTGAAAACAAGTATTTCGCTCAGGTGTTCCAGGCATTAAGGATCGAAGTCAACGATGAGCTGGCGGTTTTGGAAGAGTTTCTGACGCAGGTTCCGGAAGTGCTTAACCCTGGCGGACGACTGGTCGTCATGTCTTACCATTCGCTGGAAGATCGTTTGGTCAAAAATTTCATTTTAAAAGGAAAATTTGACGGAGAATTAGAAAAGGACTTCTACGGAAATGCGATTAGGCCCCTCAGCAGCGTTACCAGAAAGCCGGTGGAAGCAACTCCCGAGGAAGTTGCGCGAAATCCGCGGGCAAGGAGCGCAAAGCTCAGGATCGCAGAAAAAATATAA